The window GGCCAAGCTGTACTGCGCCTTGGCGTATCCGGCTTGGGCGGCGCGGCGGTACCAGCGGACAGATTCCTCCTTGTTGATCTCCACCCCCTCGCCAAAGTCGTAGCAGCATCCCAAACAGTACTGCGCCTTGGTGTAGCCCTGCTCCGCGGAACGGCGGAACCACTGCACGGCGATCCCACAATCCTGCTCTACGCCCTGTCCCAGGGCATAACACAATCCCAGGCTGTACTGGGCTTCAGGCATTCCCTGAATCGCCGCGGAGTTGAACCACTTCACTGCCGTGGTATAGTCCTGCTCGACACCGTCACCATGATAATAGAACAATCCCAGGTTGTACTGGGCCCGGGGATACCTTTTTTCCGCGGAAAGAAGGAGCCACTTGAGCGCTTCCTTCTTGCTCTTGCCAACCCCCAATCCCGTGTCATAGCACATCGCCAGATTGTACTGGGCCTCGGCGTCGTTGCTTTTTGCCTTCTGCATCAGGGCGCGGTTGAAGACCTGTTCTCCCATCAGCATTTCCATGCTTACAATAAACAGCATTAATAGAATGATATAATGCATGTTACACCTCCCCATTATAATGGTGCTGTATATATAATAATCAAATGCCAGCTAAAGAAAAGGAAGTTTTGAAAAATAGACCCTGGTATTCGTATACCTTGGCGGAAAAGCACTGATCGTCTCATTTAGGGCAACTTCGGCTAAGAAATCTTGTCTGGCGCGCTCAAGTTTGTGTGGGAATAGCTTGACATAAAACGGGGGGGGGTAAATAGGTTAACAGTGACTGGCAGCCCTTTCATGGGGCCGCGGAAGGAGAACCTTTGATGCGCAATGAAGCATTGTTCTGTTTGCTATTCCTAGCTTATTGCACTCTGTCCGCCCAATACGCCGATTGGTTGAACTACACCCCCGGCCGAGTTTCCCGCACGGTGGACAGCGTTGGAGACCAGCTTTGGTGCGCCACCAGCGGAGGTTTGGTCCGGATCGACCGCCACACTATGGGTCTCACCCATCTCAACCACGCGAATTCCGGCCTGCCCTTCAACAATGTCCGAGGTCTGAAGGCCGATCCCGCTGGCAATATCTGGATCTGGGGACAATACACTTCCCTCTGGAAATACGACGGCCAAACCTGGCAGTCCTTTCCCCTGGGCTTTATGTACAACTCCATCAATTCCCTCGCCATCGCTGGTGCCGATGACATCTGGCTGGGTACCGACGCGGGCGGCCTGGTCCATTTTGACGGAACCAGCTTTACCCAATACACGGATTACACCTCCAATACCACCCCCAATGCGGAATCCGTGACTCTGGACAACATTGGCCGGGTCTGGTTCAGCACCTACGACTGGGTTTCGCTTTCAGGAATGCTGGTCTGCCGGGATGGGGACGACTGTGCTTATTACCACCATCCCCAATCCGCCCTGCCCGGGACCGCCGTCAACGCCATTGCCTTCGACGCCGCCAACCATCTCTGGATCGGCACCTTCTCGGCTGGGGCTTACTATTATGACGATGCTACCTGGACCTATTACCACCCAAACAATTCCCCCTTGCTGGGATCCGACATTTACAGCCTGGCCTTGCATCCGGACGGCAGCGTCTGGATCGGCACCAATTCTGCCCTAAACGTCTTCGACGGCCAGAACTGGGATTATTACAACACGGGAAACTCCGCTATGCTCGCCAACGCGGTGTATCAGATCTTCTTCGATGACGAAAGCACCAGCTGGTTCCCCGGCAGCATGGGCCTGAACCGCTTGCAGGGTGGGGTTTTGCAGGTGATCAACACCTCCAATAGCAACCTCCCTTCAAGCCCCTTGTACTGCCAGGTCGAGTCTGCCGACGGAGTCCAGTGGATCGGCGGATTTGCCGGATTATACCGCTTTGACGGGGAAAACTGGAGCTATTTGGAAACTCCAGGGACCTACCATCAGATCTGGGATATGGCCTTGGACCAGAGTGGAAACCTCTGGCTGGCAACCCGTTATGACGGCCTGATCAAGTATGACGGCAACGAATTCACCCAATTCACATCCGACAACTCACCTCTGCCCAACAACCTGACCGCCGCGGTGGGAGTCGATTCGCAGAACCGGGTTTGGCTCGCCACCCAGCGCAACGGATTGTTCCGCCTGGATGGGGGTACCTGGACTTCCTGGGACACCTCAAATTCCATTTTGCCCTCCAATTACCTGCTCTCGCTGAGTGTGGACGAACTCGATCAGGTTTGGGTCGGAGCCTACAATACCGCCTCGGAATCGGGTTTGGTGAGGATCGCCGGTGATAATTGGACGCTTTATGACACCAGCAATTCCGGCCTACCCTCGAACGCGGTCACGGAAGTGGTCTATCTGAACGGAGCCCACTGGATCAGCACCAGTCAGGGTTTGGCCTGTCTCTCGGGAAACGAGTGGACCGTCTACAACACGGATAATTCAAGCCTTCCGCATGATGTCGTCACAGGCCTCGCCGCAGGACTGGAGGGTGCTTTGTGGGTCTCCACCCAATATGGCGGACTGGCCAGATATGCTGATGGAGCCTGGACAGTCTTCGGCTCGCAGAATTCCGGCCTGGCCAGCAATATCTGCAAACATGTGTGTGTGGATGCCACAAACCGCCTTTGGATCGGCCATTATTACGACGGGATCAGTGTTTACACGGGCGGCCAGGTTTCCCTGCAGGAAGAATTCCAAATCCCAGTTCCCAGTTTTGTCCGGACCTGGCCCAATCCCTTTACTGACCGGATCTGCTTCGGCATTGACGAACCCAAAGGCAGTATAGAGATCACCCTGTTCAACCTCCGGGGCCAGAAAGTGGGTGAATGGAACTTCCCCGCGCGGCCAGAGATAGTGCTCGACCTAAACTCTTTGGCAGTCCCGGATTTGCCCAACGGAGTCTGGCTCTGGAAAGTAAGCACCAGCGGTCGGACGGGCTGGCTCAAGACACTGTGCTGCAAGTGATTAAGGACGGGCTAAAACTCCAGTTCCAACCCTGTTTCCAGATGAATGAACTTGCGGTGCGCTGCAAAGCAGACCCGCGGTAGTGTTTCCAAAGGAAAGAACTTTGCCTCCGAAGCGTCATCCCCAGCCTGGAGTTTTCCTCCTCTTATCCGCATCCTGAAACCCAGGCTCAGCACGCGTTCATAGATCGGACTGTAGCCAAAGTACCAATCTATGAAGTGGTCGACCTCACCCTCCAGCCCTGTTTCCTCGCGCATCTCCTCGATCGCGTTCTCCTGTGGGCTCAGATTGATCTCCATATAGCCGCTGGGCAGGGCCCATTCTCCCGCGTTCGGTTCAAACAAGCGCTTCACCAGCAGCAGTTCGTTTTGTTCATTTAAGACCAGAACCGCCACTGCTGGGATGGGATTCTTGTAATAGACCCAGCCGCAGGCCTGACAGACGGGGCGAATCTTGCCTTCGCGGTCTGCTCTGATCTGCATGGGCCCGCCGCAGCGCAGGCAAAACCTTACATTCGAGTAGTTTATCTTGCGTTTGTCCATAAATTGACAGTTCGGCGCGGGTAGAAATTTGTCAAATCATTTAGATCTCCGGCAGACCATTAAGGCGGTCATAGAAATCCACAACCCATTGCGAGGCAAGCCGGAAAGCCTCTTCCGGAGGGACATTTTCGCTCAGATAGCACATGAACGCGGAGGCAAAGGCGCAGCCCGTGCCATGGCTGTATTTCCAGGGCCGCCTGGGATGGGTGGATAGGACCACTTTATCGGCAGTGACAAAGGCTTCCTTGATCGGTTCGCCTTTTCCATGGCCACCTTTGAGCAGAACATTGATTCCAACATCCATGGCCAGTTTTCGCGCCGCCTTCAGTGCTGATTTGAAGTTGTCCAGCCGTGTAGAAGTGAGAGCTTCCAATTCGATTAGATTGGGACAGATGAAATCAGTTATCTCAAGCAGATTCATATACCGCCCCAGATCTATGTCTGCCATGAATTCCAATCCCCTGCTCGGTTTAAGGACCGGATCGAGGATGACCTTGAAAGGCCTCGGTCGCTGCAATAGTTTGAGGAAAACATCCACCTGGGTGGGTGAGCACAGAGCTCCGATCTTGACCAGGCGAAATTCCGAATCTTTCAGGACACCCTCGATCTGTGAACTTAGAAGGGTATCACAGACTGGATGGATGGCCACTACGCCTGCAGGGGTCTGGATCGTGACCCCTGTCAGACATGTCTGGAGTTGCTTTCCGAACAGGCAACAAACCCAGATATCCTGATTGAGCCCGGCCCCGCCGGAGCTGTCCAGAGCGGAAATGGCCAGGATTTCACTCGGTCGCACAGGGATTTTCCCGGTCAGTCCTGATCGCGCACAGCAGACCGCACATGCTGCAATGATCGTTTGCCTGGGATGAGGTGCTTTCCTTGCGCTGCCGTGCGAATTCCGGATCGACGCTAAGCCGGAAAACCTCGCTCCAGTTCATGTCCCTGCGGGCTTGGGCGATCCTGTCATCGATCACTTTGGCCCCGGGACAGCCTTTGGCAATGTCTGCGATATGGGCGGCGATGCGGGAGGCGATGACACCCTGTTTGACATCCTCCAGATCGGGGAGGCAGAGGTGTTCCGCGGGAGTCACGTAGCAGAGGAAATCCGCGCCGGCCGAGGCCGCGATGGCACCTCCGATCGCGCCGCTGATGTGGTCATAGCCGGAGGCAAAATCTGTTGGGAGCGGTCCCAGCACGTAGAACGGTGCCTCCCGGCAAAGCCTTTTTTCCAAGACCACATTGGCTTTGATATCCCTGAGCGGGACGTGCCCCGGTCCCTCCACCATCACCTGGACGCCTTGCTGCCAGGCGCGTTCGACCAATTCACCCAGAACCAGCAATTCCGAGATCTGGGTGGGATCGGTGGCATCGCCGATCGCCCCGGGGCGGAATCCGTCTCCCAGGCTGAGCGTGACATCGTATCTGGCGCAGATGTCCAAAAGCCTGTCATATTGTTCATAGAGAGGATTTTCCTGGCCTGAATGGAGCATCCATCTTTTCAGGAGCGAGCCGCCCCGGCTCACGATCCCCAGGAGTCTTTTACCTTTCAGATGAGGTTTTAGGGACCATTGGGTGATTCCCGCGTGAACGGTCATGAAATCAACTCCCTGCTCGGCCTGGCGTTCGATCTCAGTAAAAAGCATTTCCGGCTCGAAGCTGGTAATGTCCAGCTTTTTCCTTTGCAGTTCAGTCGCGACGGCGTAGATGGGCACCGTGCCGAGGATCAGGTCCGTTTCCCCCAGCATGGCCCGGCGGATGCGATTCAGATCCCCACCAGTGGAAAGGTCCATCACGCTGTGGGCTCCGTATTTTTCCGCGGCCTTGAGTTTGGCCAGTTCTTTGCCGAAATCGCAGTCCAGTTCCGATGTGCCGATATTGGCATTGACCTTGGTGGAAAGGTGTTTTCCGATCCCGGTCGGACGTGGGTTGTGTTTCACATTGCAGGGTATGACCACCTTTCCCGCGGCCACCAGTTCGAGCAATTTCTCTGCCTGGATGCTTTCCTGGCTGGCGACCTCGAGCAGTTGAGGCGTTATGACCCCTGCCTGGGCTGATTGTAGCTGAGTCATGATATGTTCTCCTTCAGAATGCTTTTAATGATGCGGATATTGTCCACCAGTTCAGCCTCGTCCCGGCAAAGGGAAAATTGCCTAATCATAGAGATATTGCGGGCTCCGGAGGATAATACTTCCCCAAGGTTTTCTGGAAATATCCCACCGATGGCGACCACGGGAAGTGATGCCTGGGCAATAACTTCAGCCAACTTATCTGTCCCCACGGGGGGATCGGGTTTAGCTTTGGCGGGGGTGGAGAAGATCGGCCCGAAGCTCATGTAGTCGGGATTGAATCCTTCCGCTGCTGCCTGGCGCTCTGCCATCAGTTGATTTGCCTGCTCCAGGCTGTGAGTGGATACTCCGAGCAGCATACCCGGCTTGATCAGTTTTGCCACTTCCTGCCAGGGCAGGTCCTCAGGTCCCAGGTGTAAACCGTCGGCCCCTGACAGCAAGGCGATATCCGGCCTGTCGTTGACGAAAAACAAGGTCCCGGAACCGCGGATGATCTCTCTCATGCCGCGTGCCAGTTTCAGAAATTCCCGGTCCGGCATGTCCTTTTCCCTCAGTTGCAGGATCGGGACCTCCTCCTTGACACAGGTCTCCGTAAAACGAAGATGGCCGATAACAGGCTGGGTGACAACGATATAGAGGCCGAAATCACGCATGGGATTCCCCCTCGGGCAGCTTTCCGCGGATCAGTTCCGCAGCCTTGATACCGGATAGGAGCATGCCTCCAAAGATAGGCCCCATGCGGTTGCTGCCGCTCACCCCACAGGCCGCCATGCCGCAGACAAAGAGCCCCGGATAGACCTGGCCGGTGAATTCAACGCAAGCCCGTTCACCGGCTGACGCGTTCAGCGAGCGTTCGTAGACCACCGAACGAGAGGGATATTCCAGTTCCACGTGGTTTTTCTGGGTGAGGATGCTCACAACCTCGCAGGAATGCCCGGTCGCGTCAAGTACGACCTGGGCGGAAATGGTCAGAGGATCCACATGCATCTTGTTTTTGGCTACCGCGGTCCAGTTGATCACCACCCCCGTGATGCGGTTCTGCTCCACTATGATGTCTTCTGCAGTAATCCCGGTGAATATCGCGGCCCCGGCTGAAGCGGCCCTATAGATCAAAGCGGAGGTTGCCTCAACCGCGTCCGCTAGGTGGAGGCCGTTTTCCGCCTCATGATGCCGTATCCCATACCGATCCAGGATCGGCAGGGCCTTGGAGGGTATCACGATCTGGTTGAAGAACATCGCTCCGCCCCACATTCCTCCGCCCGGAGCGAGTTTCCTTTCGATAACGGTGGTGTTGATTCCTGATGAGGCTAGTTCGGAAGCGCAAACCAGTCCCGAGGGTCCGGCTCCCACGATCACTACGTCGCAGGCAAGATGCCTTTCGAGTTTGTCAAACCATCCCTTGGCGATGGCACTGGAAATCTGGTGTTCCATGATATCACCCCTTTATTCTTTTCAGGGGGGTGAGATTGATAGTTCCTTCGAAGAGAGGTCGGTCGCGAGCTTGTTTGCTTTCCTACGCCGGCATTATCCGGATCAGGTTCGAAGGGTATTTTCTCAGCCGGATCATCTCCAGCACCCCTGTATGAAGGTCAATTTTTAACCCGGCCAGTTTCCTGTCAACCGGAAAAATGACCGGGGGAATGAAAGTACTGAACGAGGCCCTGCGGTCTTCTGACATGCTGCAGTTAATGCCTGAACGGTTCCAGCCCAAAAACTCTTGCCACTGGGACGCTATGCATTAGTATTTCCTATATAATAATGATTATCACATAGGATTTGCCATGATTAACCAACATGTTTTGCATCAACGCATTAACCAACTCAAAGAGGCTGCAAAAAGTGCTGGAATACGCCTCACACCCCAGCGCCTGGCGATATTTAAGATCCTGGCCGGCAGTGAGGAACATCCCGGCGCGGAGGAAATACATCGCAAACTGAGCCGCAGCTTTCCCATGATCTCTCTGGACACGGTGTACCGCACTCTCCGGCTGCTGGCCGATCTCGGTTTGATCAGCACCGTCGATCCCTGGCGGGAACACGCGCGGTTCGATGCCAACCTCGATCAGCACCATCATTTCACCTGCCTGAGCTGCGGGGCGGTGCGCGATTTCACCAACGCGGAACTCGACGCGCTATCCTTCCCGCCCCAAGCATTGGACCTCGGCCGCGCGGAATCGCTGCATGTGGAGGTCCGGGGCATCTGCACGGACTGCCTAAAACAGGAAAACTCAGACCCTAAATCCAGACAAACAAAACATAAACAACCAAAAACCAGACAAGGAGCATAACATGGACGACACGAAGAAGAAAAAACTCACCCATGTGTCCGGTGCCCCGGTGGCGGACAACAACGACATCAAGACTGCCGGAAAGCGCGGCCCGCTCTTGATGGAAGACGTATGGCTGGTGGAAAAGCTGGCCCATTTCGACCGTGAGGTCATTCCCGAACGCCGCATGCACGCGAAAGGCTCCGGCGCTTTCGGGACCTTCACCGTCACCCATGACATCAGCAAATACACCAAAGCGAAGATCTTTTCCGAGATCGGAAAAAAGACAGAACTGTTCGTACGCTTTTCCACAGTGGCCGGAGAACGCGGCGCCGCCGACGCGGAACGCGACATCCGCGGCTTTGCCGTCAAGTTTTACACCGAGGAAGGGAACTGGGACATCGTGGGCAACAACACTCCGGTGTTCTTTTTCCGCGACCCGCTG is drawn from Candidatus Syntrophosphaera sp. and contains these coding sequences:
- a CDS encoding sel1 repeat family protein, encoding MHYIILLMLFIVSMEMLMGEQVFNRALMQKAKSNDAEAQYNLAMCYDTGLGVGKSKKEALKWLLLSAEKRYPRAQYNLGLFYYHGDGVEQDYTTAVKWFNSAAIQGMPEAQYSLGLCYALGQGVEQDCGIAVQWFRRSAEQGYTKAQYCLGCCYDFGEGVEINKEESVRWYRRAAQAGYAKAQYSLACCYDFGDGMPQNIEEACRWYRSAAEQGHAGAQFNLGTIYYNGDGMERDPAEAAKWYRMSAEQGFADAQYVLGNCYNNGDGVERDDAEAIFWWKLATANGHESAGHAYEKLSRELTEEELDQLQAKADKWQATHMSLD
- a CDS encoding NUDIX hydrolase; translated protein: MDKRKINYSNVRFCLRCGGPMQIRADREGKIRPVCQACGWVYYKNPIPAVAVLVLNEQNELLLVKRLFEPNAGEWALPSGYMEINLSPQENAIEEMREETGLEGEVDHFIDWYFGYSPIYERVLSLGFRMRIRGGKLQAGDDASEAKFFPLETLPRVCFAAHRKFIHLETGLELEF
- a CDS encoding bifunctional hydroxymethylpyrimidine kinase/phosphomethylpyrimidine kinase, whose amino-acid sequence is MRPSEILAISALDSSGGAGLNQDIWVCCLFGKQLQTCLTGVTIQTPAGVVAIHPVCDTLLSSQIEGVLKDSEFRLVKIGALCSPTQVDVFLKLLQRPRPFKVILDPVLKPSRGLEFMADIDLGRYMNLLEITDFICPNLIELEALTSTRLDNFKSALKAARKLAMDVGINVLLKGGHGKGEPIKEAFVTADKVVLSTHPRRPWKYSHGTGCAFASAFMCYLSENVPPEEAFRLASQWVVDFYDRLNGLPEI
- the thiC gene encoding phosphomethylpyrimidine synthase ThiC; its protein translation is MTQLQSAQAGVITPQLLEVASQESIQAEKLLELVAAGKVVIPCNVKHNPRPTGIGKHLSTKVNANIGTSELDCDFGKELAKLKAAEKYGAHSVMDLSTGGDLNRIRRAMLGETDLILGTVPIYAVATELQRKKLDITSFEPEMLFTEIERQAEQGVDFMTVHAGITQWSLKPHLKGKRLLGIVSRGGSLLKRWMLHSGQENPLYEQYDRLLDICARYDVTLSLGDGFRPGAIGDATDPTQISELLVLGELVERAWQQGVQVMVEGPGHVPLRDIKANVVLEKRLCREAPFYVLGPLPTDFASGYDHISGAIGGAIAASAGADFLCYVTPAEHLCLPDLEDVKQGVIASRIAAHIADIAKGCPGAKVIDDRIAQARRDMNWSEVFRLSVDPEFARQRKESTSSQANDHCSMCGLLCAIRTDRENPCATE
- the thiE gene encoding thiamine phosphate synthase produces the protein MRDFGLYIVVTQPVIGHLRFTETCVKEEVPILQLREKDMPDREFLKLARGMREIIRGSGTLFFVNDRPDIALLSGADGLHLGPEDLPWQEVAKLIKPGMLLGVSTHSLEQANQLMAERQAAAEGFNPDYMSFGPIFSTPAKAKPDPPVGTDKLAEVIAQASLPVVAIGGIFPENLGEVLSSGARNISMIRQFSLCRDEAELVDNIRIIKSILKENIS
- a CDS encoding sulfide-dependent adenosine diphosphate thiazole synthase gives rise to the protein MEHQISSAIAKGWFDKLERHLACDVVIVGAGPSGLVCASELASSGINTTVIERKLAPGGGMWGGAMFFNQIVIPSKALPILDRYGIRHHEAENGLHLADAVEATSALIYRAASAGAAIFTGITAEDIIVEQNRITGVVINWTAVAKNKMHVDPLTISAQVVLDATGHSCEVVSILTQKNHVELEYPSRSVVYERSLNASAGERACVEFTGQVYPGLFVCGMAACGVSGSNRMGPIFGGMLLSGIKAAELIRGKLPEGESHA
- a CDS encoding transcriptional repressor — translated: MINQHVLHQRINQLKEAAKSAGIRLTPQRLAIFKILAGSEEHPGAEEIHRKLSRSFPMISLDTVYRTLRLLADLGLISTVDPWREHARFDANLDQHHHFTCLSCGAVRDFTNAELDALSFPPQALDLGRAESLHVEVRGICTDCLKQENSDPKSRQTKHKQPKTRQGA